A single window of Nicotiana sylvestris chromosome 5, ASM39365v2, whole genome shotgun sequence DNA harbors:
- the LOC138868739 gene encoding uncharacterized protein, producing MVVDMNIKELLVIGDSDLLIHQVQGEWSPKNVKILPYMYCVKEMCKKFTKIEFKLVPRVQNEFSSTLTTLSSMIQHPYKNYIDHIEVEIRDQHAYCFHVDGGPNGKPWYHNIKKFIATREYPKIATNGQKRDLMRLANHFFLNGEVLYMRTPNLGLLRCVDTAKATILLEEIHAGICRHHMNGFTLAKKILRVGYFWMTIESDSIRYVKKRHQCQIHGDFIRVPPDELNVMGSPWPFYA from the coding sequence ATGGTAGTTGACATGAACATCAAAGAACTTTTGGTCATAGGAGATTCTGATTTGCTGATACACCAAGTCCAAGGAGAATGGTCCCCCAAGAATGTCAAAATACTTCCGTACATGTACTGCGTGAAGGAGATGTGCAAGAAGTTTACCAAGATTGAGTTCAAGCTCGTCCCTAGGGTTCAGAACGAGTTCTCCAGCACCCTTAcaaccctatcatctatgattcaACATCCATACAAGAACTACATAGACCATATCGAGGTAGAGATCAgggatcaacatgcttattgcttCCATGTAGATGGAGGACCAAATGGTAAGCCATGGTATCACAACATCAAGAAATTCATTGCGACCAGAGAATACCCGAAGATTGCTACTAATGGTCAAAAGCGAGACCTCATGAGGCTAGCAAACCACTTTTTCCTAAATGGAGAAGTCTTGTACATGAGGACCCCAAACTTAGGTTTGTTGAGATGTGTAGACACTGCTAAAGCAACCATATTACTAGAGGAAATACATGCAGGAATATGCAGACACCATATGAACGGGTTCACATTAGCCAAGAAGATTTTGAGAGttggatacttttggatgactatagaaaGCGACAGCATCCGCTATGTGAAGAAGCGTCACCAGTGCCAGATTCATGGGGATTTCATCCGGGTTCCACCAGATGAGCTAAATGTAATGGGTTCACCTTGGCCATTTTACGCCTAG
- the LOC104244667 gene encoding uncharacterized protein: MASSSAVSIAMPLTYTSQKRQPSAVAFLKPLPVKPSKSSAASKPVARFEVKASLKEKVVTGLTAAALTASMVIPDVAEAADGFSPSLKNFLLSIVSGGVVLTAIVGAVIGVSNFDPVKRT, encoded by the coding sequence AtggcttcttcttctgcagtttcCATAGCCATGCCACTGACTTACACAAGTCAGAAGAGACAACCAAGTGCTGTGGCTTTCTTGAAGCCATTGCCAGTAAAGCCCTCAAAGAGTAGTGCAGCATCAAAACCAGTTGCAAGGTTTGAAGTCAAGGCTTCACTTAAGGAGAAGGTTGTGACAGGATTGACAGCAGCTGCACTGACTGCCTCCATGGTGATTCCCGACGTAGCCGAAGCAGCTGACGGTTTTTCGCCATCCCTCAAGAACTTCTTGCTCAGCATTGTTTCAGGAGGAGTTGTGCTTACTGCAATTGTTGGCGCTGTAATTGGTGTTTCCAACTTTGATCCTGTCAAGCGGACTTAA